The following coding sequences are from one Myxococcus guangdongensis window:
- the tsaD gene encoding tRNA (adenosine(37)-N6)-threonylcarbamoyltransferase complex transferase subunit TsaD, with the protein MLVLGLETSCDETAAALVEDGRRVLSDVVSTQVDIHRRWGGVVPELASRNHIVQVMPVVHEALTRAQKTLDDVDLIAVTSGPGLIGALLVGLQVAKGLSLATGKPFVGANHLEGHLLAIRLLEDAPEPPFLGLVVSGGHTSLYEVKDFGHYRLVGSTRDDAAGEAYDKTARILGLPYPGGLPIDQLAQKGNPEAIRFPRALPGDNFDVSFSGLKTAVLQHTKKHGVPEGQALADLCASFQEAVADVLSKKLVAAARRLGHKQLVLCGGVAANSRLRALCQQRAEERGLRMFLPPVRLCTDNGAMIAVAGYEAWRRGLRGDFRLAADPAWRM; encoded by the coding sequence TTGCTCGTCCTCGGCCTGGAAACCTCCTGTGATGAGACCGCCGCCGCCCTCGTGGAGGACGGCCGGCGCGTGCTCTCGGACGTCGTCTCCACCCAGGTGGACATCCACCGTCGCTGGGGCGGCGTGGTGCCGGAGCTCGCCTCGCGCAACCACATCGTCCAGGTGATGCCGGTGGTGCACGAGGCGCTCACGCGCGCCCAGAAGACGCTCGACGACGTGGACCTCATCGCCGTCACGTCCGGCCCGGGGCTCATCGGCGCGTTGTTGGTGGGGCTCCAGGTGGCCAAGGGGCTGAGCCTCGCCACCGGCAAGCCCTTCGTCGGCGCCAACCACCTCGAGGGCCACCTGCTGGCCATCCGGCTCCTGGAGGACGCGCCGGAGCCGCCGTTCCTCGGGCTCGTCGTCTCCGGGGGGCACACCAGTCTCTACGAGGTGAAGGACTTCGGGCACTACCGGCTGGTGGGCAGCACGCGCGACGACGCCGCGGGCGAGGCCTACGACAAGACGGCCCGCATCCTCGGGCTGCCGTACCCGGGCGGGCTGCCCATCGACCAGCTCGCGCAGAAGGGGAACCCGGAGGCCATCCGCTTCCCGCGCGCGCTGCCGGGCGACAACTTCGACGTCTCCTTCTCGGGCCTGAAGACGGCGGTGCTCCAGCACACGAAGAAGCACGGCGTGCCGGAAGGACAGGCGCTCGCGGATCTGTGCGCGTCCTTCCAGGAGGCGGTGGCGGACGTGCTGTCCAAGAAGCTGGTGGCCGCCGCGCGCCGGCTGGGCCACAAGCAGCTGGTGCTTTGCGGAGGCGTGGCCGCCAACTCGCGCCTCAGGGCCCTGTGTCAGCAGCGCGCCGAGGAGCGGGGGCTGCGCATGTTCCTGCCGCCGGTGCGATTGTGCACGGACAATGGCGCGATGATCGCCGTCGCGGGGTATGAGGCGTGGCGCCGCGGCTTGCGCGGTGATTTCCGCCTGGCGGCCGACCCCGCCTGGCGCATGTAG